One window from the genome of Pyxicephalus adspersus chromosome 6, UCB_Pads_2.0, whole genome shotgun sequence encodes:
- the CDC14B gene encoding dual specificity protein phosphatase CDC14B isoform X2, whose translation MKRRTEKTTVGSSKRDLGWKKKARDVLWEEEDQEMEEVQFLEDDIYISITDRLYFAVLRGKPKTTSSTHYFCTDDELLYENFYADFGPLNLAMLYKFCCKLNKKMKSFSLTKKKIVYYTNQDQKKQANAAFLIGSYAIIYLMKHPEETYRILLLGNANYLPFRDASFGTCSFHLSVLDCFHAVHKALQYEFLNFRTFDLVEYQHYERAENGDFNWIIPEKFLAFSGPHQKSKIENGYPHHAPEAYFPYFRAHDISTVIRLNKKMYESKRFTDAAFEHHDLFFVDGSTPCDSILKKFLNICENAEGAIAVHCKAGLGRTGTLIACYMMKHYRMTAAEAIAWIRICRPGSVIGPQQQYLVDKQMSLWMEGDAYRKKWRKQERGNKVSMTFILSGVDDISLQDDLSKASGKEDFELLEETHLHSHEHCNQITAPQTIMAPARKELAASTTGGLNQKYSDDEETNSMTQGDRLRALKCKRQTRMPSAAPLSWALAMLFTTLCGIVTWWILWGSPVPFPLFCFDGLRT comes from the exons ATCGTTTATACTTTGCTGTCCTGCGCGGTAAACCAAAGACCACATCAAGCACGCATTACTTCTGCACCGATGATGAACTTCTTTATGAAAA cTTCTATGCGGACTTTGGACCACTTAACTTGGCCATGCTTTATAAATTCTGCTGTAAACTAAATAAGAAAATGAAG tccTTTTCATTGACAAAGAAGAAGATTGTTTATTACACCAACCAAGACCAGAAAAAACAAGCCAATGCTGCCTTTTTAATAGGAAGTTATGCT ATAATATACTTGATGAAACACCCTGAGGAAACGTATAGAATTTTACTGTTGGGAAATGCTAATTACCTTCCattcag GGATGCCTCGTTTGGTACCTGTAGTTTTCATCTATCTGTTCTTGACTGTTTCCACGCTGTGCACAAG GCTTTGCAGTATGAATTCCTTAATTTTAGAACTTTCGATCTGGTGGAATACCAGCATTATGAG aGAGCTGAAAATGGAGATTTTAATTGGATAATACCAGAAAAATTTCTAGCTTTTAGCGGACCTCATCAGAAGAGTAAAATAGAAAATG GTTACCCTCATCATGCTCCAGAGGCATACTTTCCATACTTCAGAGCACATGACATTTCCACTGTGATTCGgttaaataagaaaatgtatgaatcaaagCGGTTTACAGACGCTGCCTTTGAGCACCATGACCTTTTCTTTGTTGATGGAAGTACTCCTTGTGATTCTATATTAAAGAAGTTTCTGAACATTTGTGAAAATGCAGAAGGTGCTATAGCTGTACACTGCAAAG CTGGTCTAGGGAGGACAGGTACTCTCATAGCATGTTATATGATGAAGCATTACAGAATGACAGCAGCAGAGGCCATTGCTTGGATCCGGATTTGCAGACCTGGTTCTGTGATTGGACCTCAACAGCAGTACCTTGTGGA CAAACAAATGAGCCTTTGGATGGAAGGAGACGCTTACCGCAAGAAGTGGAGAAAGCAGGAACGTGGAAACAAAGTGTCGATGACATTTATACTTTCTGGAGTAGATGACATTTCTCTTCAAGATGATCTGAGCAAAGCTTCTGGCAAAGAAGACTTTGAACTG CTAGAAGAAACACATCTCCACAGCCATGAACACTGCAACCAGATCACGGCTCCACAAACAATCATGGCGCCAGCCAGAAAAGAATTAGCTGCATCAACAACTGGGGGTCTTAACCAAAAG TACAGTGATGATGAAGAAACCAATAGTATGACACAGGGTGATAGGCTCCGCGCCCTTAAGTGCAAGCGACAGACAAGAATGCCATCTGCTGCTCCTTTGTC ATGGGCCCTAGCTATGCTGTTCACTACATTGTGTGGCATTGTCACCTGGTGGATTTTATGGGGCTCCCCTGTGCCCTTCCCGCTATTCTGTTTTGATGGTTTAAGAACATAG
- the CDC14B gene encoding dual specificity protein phosphatase CDC14B isoform X4 gives MKRRTEKTTVGSSKRDLGWKKKARDVLWEEEDQEMEEVQFLEDDIYISITDRLYFAVLRGKPKTTSSTHYFCTDDELLYENFYADFGPLNLAMLYKFCCKLNKKMKSFSLTKKKIVYYTNQDQKKQANAAFLIGSYAIIYLMKHPEETYRILLLGNANYLPFRDASFGTCSFHLSVLDCFHAVHKALQYEFLNFRTFDLVEYQHYERAENGDFNWIIPEKFLAFSGPHQKSKIENGYPHHAPEAYFPYFRAHDISTVIRLNKKMYESKRFTDAAFEHHDLFFVDGSTPCDSILKKFLNICENAEGAIAVHCKAGLGRTGTLIACYMMKHYRMTAAEAIAWIRICRPGSVIGPQQQYLVDKQMSLWMEGDAYRKKWRKQERGNKVSMTFILSGVDDISLQDDLSKASGKEDFELLEETHLHSHEHCNQITAPQTIMAPARKELAASTTGGLNQKYSDDEETNSMTQGDRLRALKCKRQTRMPSAAPLSLPTPKKTYPHNLK, from the exons ATCGTTTATACTTTGCTGTCCTGCGCGGTAAACCAAAGACCACATCAAGCACGCATTACTTCTGCACCGATGATGAACTTCTTTATGAAAA cTTCTATGCGGACTTTGGACCACTTAACTTGGCCATGCTTTATAAATTCTGCTGTAAACTAAATAAGAAAATGAAG tccTTTTCATTGACAAAGAAGAAGATTGTTTATTACACCAACCAAGACCAGAAAAAACAAGCCAATGCTGCCTTTTTAATAGGAAGTTATGCT ATAATATACTTGATGAAACACCCTGAGGAAACGTATAGAATTTTACTGTTGGGAAATGCTAATTACCTTCCattcag GGATGCCTCGTTTGGTACCTGTAGTTTTCATCTATCTGTTCTTGACTGTTTCCACGCTGTGCACAAG GCTTTGCAGTATGAATTCCTTAATTTTAGAACTTTCGATCTGGTGGAATACCAGCATTATGAG aGAGCTGAAAATGGAGATTTTAATTGGATAATACCAGAAAAATTTCTAGCTTTTAGCGGACCTCATCAGAAGAGTAAAATAGAAAATG GTTACCCTCATCATGCTCCAGAGGCATACTTTCCATACTTCAGAGCACATGACATTTCCACTGTGATTCGgttaaataagaaaatgtatgaatcaaagCGGTTTACAGACGCTGCCTTTGAGCACCATGACCTTTTCTTTGTTGATGGAAGTACTCCTTGTGATTCTATATTAAAGAAGTTTCTGAACATTTGTGAAAATGCAGAAGGTGCTATAGCTGTACACTGCAAAG CTGGTCTAGGGAGGACAGGTACTCTCATAGCATGTTATATGATGAAGCATTACAGAATGACAGCAGCAGAGGCCATTGCTTGGATCCGGATTTGCAGACCTGGTTCTGTGATTGGACCTCAACAGCAGTACCTTGTGGA CAAACAAATGAGCCTTTGGATGGAAGGAGACGCTTACCGCAAGAAGTGGAGAAAGCAGGAACGTGGAAACAAAGTGTCGATGACATTTATACTTTCTGGAGTAGATGACATTTCTCTTCAAGATGATCTGAGCAAAGCTTCTGGCAAAGAAGACTTTGAACTG CTAGAAGAAACACATCTCCACAGCCATGAACACTGCAACCAGATCACGGCTCCACAAACAATCATGGCGCCAGCCAGAAAAGAATTAGCTGCATCAACAACTGGGGGTCTTAACCAAAAG TACAGTGATGATGAAGAAACCAATAGTATGACACAGGGTGATAGGCTCCGCGCCCTTAAGTGCAAGCGACAGACAAGAATGCCATCTGCTGCTCCTTTGTC CCTTccaacccccaaaaaaacatatCCTCACAATCTGAAGTAG
- the CDC14B gene encoding dual specificity protein phosphatase CDC14B isoform X3 — protein sequence MTEEIDLPYDAMTIMKDRLYFAVLRGKPKTTSSTHYFCTDDELLYENFYADFGPLNLAMLYKFCCKLNKKMKSFSLTKKKIVYYTNQDQKKQANAAFLIGSYAIIYLMKHPEETYRILLLGNANYLPFRDASFGTCSFHLSVLDCFHAVHKALQYEFLNFRTFDLVEYQHYERAENGDFNWIIPEKFLAFSGPHQKSKIENGYPHHAPEAYFPYFRAHDISTVIRLNKKMYESKRFTDAAFEHHDLFFVDGSTPCDSILKKFLNICENAEGAIAVHCKAGLGRTGTLIACYMMKHYRMTAAEAIAWIRICRPGSVIGPQQQYLVDKQMSLWMEGDAYRKKWRKQERGNKVSMTFILSGVDDISLQDDLSKASGKEDFELLEETHLHSHEHCNQITAPQTIMAPARKELAASTTGGLNQKYSDDEETNSMTQGDRLRALKCKRQTRMPSAAPLSVILQSSVQNPRSVLTGSSWFTKRSTRSSAGSSTLRGHTIPRARTVLR from the exons ATGACCGAGGAGATTGACCTACCCTACGATGCGATGACCATAATGAAGG ATCGTTTATACTTTGCTGTCCTGCGCGGTAAACCAAAGACCACATCAAGCACGCATTACTTCTGCACCGATGATGAACTTCTTTATGAAAA cTTCTATGCGGACTTTGGACCACTTAACTTGGCCATGCTTTATAAATTCTGCTGTAAACTAAATAAGAAAATGAAG tccTTTTCATTGACAAAGAAGAAGATTGTTTATTACACCAACCAAGACCAGAAAAAACAAGCCAATGCTGCCTTTTTAATAGGAAGTTATGCT ATAATATACTTGATGAAACACCCTGAGGAAACGTATAGAATTTTACTGTTGGGAAATGCTAATTACCTTCCattcag GGATGCCTCGTTTGGTACCTGTAGTTTTCATCTATCTGTTCTTGACTGTTTCCACGCTGTGCACAAG GCTTTGCAGTATGAATTCCTTAATTTTAGAACTTTCGATCTGGTGGAATACCAGCATTATGAG aGAGCTGAAAATGGAGATTTTAATTGGATAATACCAGAAAAATTTCTAGCTTTTAGCGGACCTCATCAGAAGAGTAAAATAGAAAATG GTTACCCTCATCATGCTCCAGAGGCATACTTTCCATACTTCAGAGCACATGACATTTCCACTGTGATTCGgttaaataagaaaatgtatgaatcaaagCGGTTTACAGACGCTGCCTTTGAGCACCATGACCTTTTCTTTGTTGATGGAAGTACTCCTTGTGATTCTATATTAAAGAAGTTTCTGAACATTTGTGAAAATGCAGAAGGTGCTATAGCTGTACACTGCAAAG CTGGTCTAGGGAGGACAGGTACTCTCATAGCATGTTATATGATGAAGCATTACAGAATGACAGCAGCAGAGGCCATTGCTTGGATCCGGATTTGCAGACCTGGTTCTGTGATTGGACCTCAACAGCAGTACCTTGTGGA CAAACAAATGAGCCTTTGGATGGAAGGAGACGCTTACCGCAAGAAGTGGAGAAAGCAGGAACGTGGAAACAAAGTGTCGATGACATTTATACTTTCTGGAGTAGATGACATTTCTCTTCAAGATGATCTGAGCAAAGCTTCTGGCAAAGAAGACTTTGAACTG CTAGAAGAAACACATCTCCACAGCCATGAACACTGCAACCAGATCACGGCTCCACAAACAATCATGGCGCCAGCCAGAAAAGAATTAGCTGCATCAACAACTGGGGGTCTTAACCAAAAG TACAGTGATGATGAAGAAACCAATAGTATGACACAGGGTGATAGGCTCCGCGCCCTTAAGTGCAAGCGACAGACAAGAATGCCATCTGCTGCTCCTTTGTC